In one window of Sciurus carolinensis chromosome X, mSciCar1.2, whole genome shotgun sequence DNA:
- the LOC124972477 gene encoding synaptonemal complex protein 3-like: protein MAPTARKSLGRAAKAPVEAPDLSVYDFDCPASSSGVDDSWEESSLTEGHEQDVGEDVQKMLQEVGADITQALLARRKRFEMNTDASLKIINENIEHIRKIQQEQRQNLHYKYSQQFLPLFQQWDIDVQKAEEQEEKLANMFQEQRKLFLQTRIIQREKVKEIKNLYEQLLKSINNLEEYHESLFIGEQSKVKKEMAELQEKIMRETQHQEVAVVEKSLHSLLY, encoded by the exons ATGGCGCCCACGGCAAGGAAGAGCTTGGGGAGAGCTGCCAAGGCCCCGGTGGAGGCTCCGGACCTGTCCGTCTATGACTTCGACTGCCCAG CAAGCAGTTCGGGAGTTGATGACAGTTGGGAGGAGAGTTCTTTGACAGAAGGACACGAGCAAGATGTGGG GGAGGATGTACAAAAGATGTTACAGGAAGTTGGAG CTGATATCACACAAGCTCTTCTTGCTAGAAGAAAACGGTTTGAAATGAATACAGATGCTTCTCTCAAaatcattaatgaaaatattgaGCATATTCGTAAAATACAACAAGAGCAAAG GCAGAATCTTCATTACAAGTATTCTCAGCAATTTCTGCCTTTGTTTCAACAGTGGGACATAGATGTACAGAAAGCTGAGGAGCAAGAGGAAAAACTAGCT aaTATGTTTCAAGAGCAAAGAAAGCTTTTTCTTCAAACTAGGATTATTCAGCGTGAGaaagttaaagaaattaaaaatttatatgagCAATTGCTAAAG agTATCAACAACCTGGAGGAGTATCATGAAAGCCTTTTTATTGGTGAACAAagtaaagtgaaaaaagaaatggcTGAGTTGCAGGAAAAGATTATGAGGGAAACT CAACACCAAGAGGTTGCAGTCGTTGAAAAGTCCCTTCACTCCCTGTTATACTGA